CCGGCTTCAGGGCACGCGGCGCAACGTGTAGAGCCAGGGGGTTTCGCCGGGGCGTTCGATCAGATGAGTGAAGGCGCAGCCAATCAGCACCAGCGTGCTCATATCCGCATCCTCGCCTCTGGCCTGAGCCAGGGACACATGCAGGACATGCTCGCCGGGGCGGCCTATGGCGCGGGCAAACACGACATGTGTCTCCCCTGGCAGCACCCTACGCAACACGTCCAATCCCTGATCGAGCTGGCCGGGGCGCGCCAAGGAACGGGGATTATAAAGCGCGATGACAAATCCGGCCTCGGCCGCAGCCTTCAGGCGGCGCGCCACGATGTCCCAGGGCTTCAGGTTGTCTGACAGCGATATCACACAGAAATCGCCGCCAAGCGGTGCCCCAAGCCTCGCCGCCGCGGCGAGCACCGCACTGATGCCGGGTATGACGCGTATATCGATAGCACGCCGGGCAGATGGCCCGCCCGCCACGGCCTCGAACACGGCGCTCGCCATGCCGAAAACGCCCGCGTCCCCGCCTGAGACGACCACAGGCACCCGCCCGCTCATCGCCAGATCGAGCGCATGGCGGGCGCGATCGAGTTCCTCGCGATTATCCGTCACATGGGGCGTTGCGTGCTCGTCTGCCCCCAACGCAAAGGCGCGGGTGACATAAAGCCCGTAACCCAGCACATCGGTCGCCGCAGCCAACGCCTCACGCGCCTCAGCCGTGATCTGACCCGTAGCACCGGGCCCAAGACCGACCACATACAGGACAGGCTTCATCGGGCCCGCTTTCGCCCCGGCACGAGGACCATCGAGAAATAAGGAGCTTTTTCCGGCGCCTGATCGAGCGGCAGGCAGACCTGCCCGGCTTGTGTGCCGCGTTCGACATACACCGCCTTCTCGTGGCGCCCGCTTTGCTGCAGGGCCGCACGCACTTTCGCGAAATTGCGCCCGATCTTCATGATCACATGTGCATCACCCCGTGCGAGCCACGCGGAGAGACTGGCTTCATCGAGCGTTGCAGGCAATACACTGAGGATATCATCACCATGCACCATCGGCAGATGGGCGGCTGACCAGCAACCGCTCATCCCGGTAATGCCCGGCACGATCTCGCAGCGAAAATGCGGGCTGAGGCGGTCAAACAGATACATGGCCGAGCCGTACAGAAACGGGTCGCCTTCGCACAAAAGCGCAATCCGGCGCCCTTTCGCCAGCTCTCCTGACAGCCTCTGGGCACAACGGTCGTAAAATGCGGCCATATCGACCAGATAACGCGGGTCCTCCACCGGCACAGCCGTGGTGAATGGATAGTCGAAACGCAGTTCTTCCGCGCCTGAGGGCACATGATCACCGGCGATGACACGCGCATGTCCCGGTTTGCCGCACGCAGCGAACCACGCCACGACATCGGCGGCCTGCAGATAACGCACCGCCTTGAGGGTCAGCAATTCCGGGTCACCCGGCCCCATGCCGAGAATCTGGCAGAGACCGGTCATTCGCTCTCGCTGGCCAACGCGTTGACACAAGCAGCCGCCATGGCGCTTCCCCCCTGCCTGCCCCGTACGATCGCCCAGGGGATTTCATTGAAGGCTGCCAGTGCCTCTTTGGATTCTGCCGCGCCGATGAAGCCGACCGGCATGCCGATAATGGCTGCGGGACGCTTGCCGCCCTGCCGAATGAGTTCCAGCAGGCGAAACAGGGCTGTCGGTGCATTGCCGATCGCTACGACCGCGCCCTCCAGGTCGCTCCCCCAAAGATCGACCGCCGCGGCCGATCGCGTGTTGCCAATAAATCTGGCCAGCTCCGGTGTACGCATGTCACGCAAGGTACAGATGACCTGGTTATGGGCTGGCAACCGCGCACGCGTCACACCATGAGCCACCATCTCAGAGTCACACAGGACAGGCCTTCCAGCCAGCAGCGCGGTACGCGCCGCGGCGACAAAGCCGGGAGCGAAAGCGAGATTACGGGTGATATCGACCATGCCACAGGCATGAATAACCCTGACGGCAACGCGTGCCTCGTCATGACCGTAAGCCGAGAGATCGGCCTCAGCCCTGATTGTCGCAAAGGACCGGGCATAGATCTCAGCGCCGTCGCGGATATAGTCGTAACTCTCTTCGGTCATGCGCTCCCCCCGGTCATGGGCCGTCTCGTTTCTTCCTGTCATGCCCGACGCAAACGCCTGCGCACGTCCTCGATGTCAAGACCAGACTCGGCAGGTTGATCAGAGACAC
The sequence above is drawn from the Asaia bogorensis NBRC 16594 genome and encodes:
- the cobJ gene encoding precorrin-3B C(17)-methyltransferase; translation: MKPVLYVVGLGPGATGQITAEAREALAAATDVLGYGLYVTRAFALGADEHATPHVTDNREELDRARHALDLAMSGRVPVVVSGGDAGVFGMASAVFEAVAGGPSARRAIDIRVIPGISAVLAAAARLGAPLGGDFCVISLSDNLKPWDIVARRLKAAAEAGFVIALYNPRSLARPGQLDQGLDVLRRVLPGETHVVFARAIGRPGEHVLHVSLAQARGEDADMSTLVLIGCAFTHLIERPGETPWLYTLRRVP
- a CDS encoding precorrin-2 C(20)-methyltransferase, producing MTGLCQILGMGPGDPELLTLKAVRYLQAADVVAWFAACGKPGHARVIAGDHVPSGAEELRFDYPFTTAVPVEDPRYLVDMAAFYDRCAQRLSGELAKGRRIALLCEGDPFLYGSAMYLFDRLSPHFRCEIVPGITGMSGCWSAAHLPMVHGDDILSVLPATLDEASLSAWLARGDAHVIMKIGRNFAKVRAALQQSGRHEKAVYVERGTQAGQVCLPLDQAPEKAPYFSMVLVPGRKRAR
- a CDS encoding precorrin-8X methylmutase, coding for MTGRNETAHDRGERMTEESYDYIRDGAEIYARSFATIRAEADLSAYGHDEARVAVRVIHACGMVDITRNLAFAPGFVAAARTALLAGRPVLCDSEMVAHGVTRARLPAHNQVICTLRDMRTPELARFIGNTRSAAAVDLWGSDLEGAVVAIGNAPTALFRLLELIRQGGKRPAAIIGMPVGFIGAAESKEALAAFNEIPWAIVRGRQGGSAMAAACVNALASESE